Part of the Pedobacter roseus genome is shown below.
TACATCGAGGGCATTGGTAGCATCGGCACCTAATACGGCCAGATCAGTCAGATCTGCAAAACTCAATGCATTTATCTGGCCGCGTACATAAGCTGCGTGGCGTGCTTCTACAGTTGCAACCTGACTTAGAATAATGAGATTATAATCATTTCTACTTCTAACAATGGCATCGTTATAAGCTGCCGTACCCAAATCTTCAAATGTTTTGGCAGCCGTTAATACCGAATTGGCGTCGGTAAAATCAATGCCAGAAAAATCTATCTCAAGCATACCAATTCCGGAGGAACCTAAAAATTTTTTAAAGAATTCGCGGTGGGCAATTTCATGAAGACTGATATCATTGAAGAATAACTTTTGCTGAGCGGTAAATGCGGCGGGGAAACTGGTAATCATTTTGGCATAAAAAGCTGCCTCCAATTGCTCAAGTGCATAAATATAGTTTAACAGACCAGTATCGTCTTTAAAATCAACTGTATTATCTGTATTCACATAAGGTGTGGATGTTGGAATTTCTTCCTTTTTACAGCCGATGATGCCCATAGCCAATGCAGATGCCCCCGTAAGTTGCAAAAACTGCCTTCGCTGTATAGTGCCAACTGAAAAAAGCTTTTTTTCAGCGGTTGCGTCAGAATTATTTTTAATCATTGTGTTAGTTGATTTATCAGGTTTGGTTAGTTGCAATCCATACCGATAACTGGTTTAGTTTAGGTACCAGCCATTGGTTAATATTAATTGGTTAAATATTTTAAACCTTTTCAGGTTTGTTTAGTCTGTAAGTTGTTATGGAATATAAGGCGTTGATTTTTTTCCTGCCGATCCATTCATCTACTGGTAACGAATTTAGCATTAGGCAAAGAAAAAGAGTTTCAAATTTGTTTAAAATACTATCAAATTTGAACAAAAGTGCTTTAATCAGTCTTTCTTGACCGTTTTTACGCTCTTTTTGAGCCAAAGTAAAGTTAAAAAACAGATTATTCTGCGTTTCCCTGTAAGCAATATCCTACATTATCTGACACAAAAAAGGATATTCCAACTTTTAGAATATCCTTTTTGCATTATACCTATTGCATTAATATTTTAAATATTATTTTAAATCAATTACAAAATCATCAAAAGTAATATTGTAGGTTCGGATTAGTATATATACCTGTAGAAAACTAGGGGAGCCAAAGTCGTTTTCCCATTTAATGTAAGTAGGCCTGCTTACTGATAATAATTCTGCCACCTCTTGCTGTGTAAGACCTGATTTTAGCCTAAATCGCTTTAAAGTTTTCCCTAATCTTTTATTCATAGTAATTGATAAAATATTTTCAGGGATGTTGCCAAATATAAAACAATACTATCTGATGTAAAAAATAATATCAGTGATGTAAAGAAAAGTATCACTTTTGAATGAATTATAGTTTTAATCCGTTAATAATTGGCAGATTCAAACAAATAAGTCTTCATCTCGCAGGATAGCGTAACGAGGGAATTAACAGATCATTAAAAATATTTTCGGTCGGTGAGCCACCTACCGATAGATAAAACTAAGGTGTGATCAGACTATTTCACTACGTAATCAAATGCTTTAAATTTCTGAAAAACGTTGGCTGCACAGCCTAGTAAACCTGCCTTATTGCCAAGTTTGGCTGCAGCTACCAAAGCGTGAGTTGACGAAATAGGAACGGCCAGGGTTTTGATGCGACGTTCTATTTCCCTTACATAAAAAGCTCCTGATTCGCTTATACCGCCACCAATTACAATTTTTTGCGGACTAAAAATATTGATGAAGCTAATAATGCCTGCAGCCAGGTAATCGAAATGTTGTTCCATTGCCATTACCGCATAATCCTCACGGGCCAGGTATCTCTCTACCATATATTTTCCATCAATTTCTTCAGGTGGATTTGGATGGATCGATTTATAATGATTGATCAGGGCGGTTACCGAAGCATAAGTTTCTAAACATCCTTTTCCGCCACAGGCACAGGGCGCTCCGTTGTGCTGCACAATAATATGTCCAAGCTCGGTTCCCCGGTTTCTGAAACCGCCATAAAGTTTATTATCAATCATTACCGCGCCACCAATTCCGGTACCAACAGTAAGAAACACTACATCGCTGCACTCTTTAGCTGCTCCATAAGTCATTTCGCCAAGTCCCATCAAATTCGCATCGTTATCCATCACAATATTATGACGGGTTACTTCCTGCAGAATTTCACCCAGGGCCAGTTGTTTAAAACCAGGCAGGTTATCGGCACCGGCAATAATCTTATTGTTGTAAATAATGCCCGGAAAACCAATACCCACCCCCAGAATCGGGTTTTTAAACTTTTTAGCACAGCTTTGAATGGCTTCCACAATAAGCGCAATAATGGCGCCCTGGGTTTTTGCATTTTTGAGCGATATGATGGTCGAATATAAAATTTCGCCTTCATGGTTTACTACTCCACACTTTAACGATGAGCCCCCAACGTCGATGCCTATGGCGTATGATTCTTCTATGTTCATATTATTTAAGGTAGCCATATATAAGGCTTAGTCGTAAATTTTATAGCTGTTTGATTTAATACCACTAAAATAGGTTGTATCTCCTTCTGCCGGATTAGGTTTCAACCTAAAACCTTTAAAAATTGATTAAAAATGGAATAAAAAAGTCATAACACGCATAAACATAAGAAAATACCTGCTTAAATAAAACGCAGATTAACCAAATTCAAAATATTTCTGATAATAATCAAAAGTGTTTCTGTTGCTACTCTCTTAATTTCACATTCACAAAACAATTATAAACAACTATCAAAGATTCAAACCTAAACAAATGAAAAAAGCTTTTTGCTTAGTAGTGGTAGCCTCCACACTTATATTAAACTGTTATGCTTCACCTTTACAGGATACGCCATCACTAAATTGGTTAAAGAAAACCACCGGTGTAATTGCATTTCAGCTAAATAAGGCTGCACAAACCTATAAACCAGGAAAAAACCCACGTTCCATTAATCCTAACGGAACAGTAAGGTTTGCCGGCGTAACCGATTGGACAACCGGATTTTTTCCTGGCAGTTTATGGTATGGATATGAACTTACAGGAGATAAAAACCTGGCCGCAGAAGCAAAAAAATTCACGCTTGCCTTAGATTCAGCACGCAACATCACCAATTCGCACGATTTGGGGTTTATGCTTTACTGTTCATACGGCAATGCCTTCCGGATTACCGGAGATCAGACCTATTTACCTGCTCTAGCCGATGGTGCACAACACTTATACAACCGTTTTAACCCAAAGGTAGGCGCAATTAAATCGTGGGATTTTTCGTGGTGGCATTATCCGGTAATTATCGATAATATGATGAATCTCGAATATTTATATTGGGCCGGTAAAACATTTAAAAAACCTGAATATGTAAATGCGGCCAGTACACATGCCGCTACCACCATGAAAAATCATTTCAGAAAGGACTTTAGTTCGTACCATGTGGTTGATTATGACGCGGCAACAGGCAAAGTATTGGCCAAAAGAACCCATCAGGGCGTTACCGATGAATCGGCGTGGGCACGTGGACAGGGATGGGGACTTTATGGTTATACCATGTGTTATAAAAACACCAAAAACCCCGCTTTTTTAACACAGGCAGAAAATATAGCCAAATTTATCATGAACCATCCACGTATGCCTAAAGACAAGGTTCCGGTTTGGGATTTTGACGTGCATAATGCTATGGATACCGAAGAAAAGGCGCCCAGAGATGCTTCTGCGGCTGCAGTTATTGCATCAGCCTTATTGGATTTGAGTACTCAGGTTAAGGATGGCAAAAAATATGTTGATTATGCCGAAGAAATTTTAAAGTCTCTCTCTTCTGATGCTTACCTGGTTAATCCTGGCGAAAACCAATACTTTTTATTAAAACATAGTGTAGGTGCTTTTTTATACAATTCGGAAATTGATACGCCATTGGATTATGCCGATTACTATTACCTGGAAGCACTAAAAAGATATATTGAGGTAAAAAAAATAGACTTAAAACAATTGTCGAAATAAAACCTCGCCAATAATAAAAGTAAAACTACATTGTTTAAATAAACAAATATGAAACCGAGATTAATATACAGTGTTCTAATCACATTCTCATCCCTTTCTGGTGTAATGGCACAGGAGCAACCTGTCACTAAAGATAGTTTTGCTCCGGTCAACCTAAACTATTCGGGTTTGGAGAAGGTGAAAAATGCCTATACCGCATCGAAATATGACGAAGCTGCAAAAGAACTGCTTAAATACTACCGCGAAAAATCGGGCAGGAAAGGACCTGATTTCAGTAATGCAGAAAAAATAGTGGATAACAAGAGTCCGCTCGATAAGGCTACCAAAATGGCAGCCGACAGTGCCTTAATACACCATTTCCAGCCACAAAAAGGTTATGGTTTTTTCGATTACGGCAAAGATATCAACTGGCAGTTTTGGCCCGTAAAAGACAACGAAGTGCGCTGGCAGCTACACCGTGTAAAATGGTGGCAATCAATGGCACTAGCATATAACAATTCCAAAAATGAAAAGTATGCAAAAGAATGGATGTTGCAGTTTGCAGATTGGGCAAAGAAAAACCCATTAGGACTGTCGGAAGATAATGATCGTTACGCCTGGAGGCCTTTAGAGGTTTCAGACAGGTTACAAAGTTTGGTACCAACTTTTGCCATCTTTATCAACTCGCCTCAGTTTAGTCCGCAGTTCCTGATGTATTTCCTTAATAATTACCACGAACAGGCCAAGTACTTACCCACACATTATGCTGCCGAAGGCAACCACCGTCTTTTCGAAGCACAAAGAGAACTTTTTGCAGGCACATCCTTTCCCGAATTTACAGAGGCTGCTGCATGGCGAAAAAGTGGCATCGAAGTACTCAATGCTGAAATCCAGAAACAGGTATATCCTGATGGTGTGCAATACGAGTTATCACCTGTATATCACGCAGGTGCCATTGATATCTTTTTAAATGCTTACCGTACCGCGCAAAAAGCAGCTGTGGCAAACGAATTTCCGGAAACTTACAAACAAACCGTGGAGAAAATGATCATGGCTTTTATCAGCATTACCTTCCCTAACTACAATCAGCCAATGTTTGGCGATTCGTGGCTGGCCGATAAAAAATTCAGGATACAGCAGTTCCAATCCTGGTTAGATGTATTCCCTAAAAATGATGCCATCCGGTATTTTGCTACCGATGGTAAGGAAGGAAAACGACCAGATTTCCTATCGAAAGGACTAAGCACAGCAGGTTTTTATACTTTCAGAAACGGATGGAGCAATGCCTCCACCATCATGATCTTAAAAGCAAGTCCTCCGGGAGAATTTCATGCGCAGCCCGATAATGGCACTTTCGAATTATGGGTAAATGGCAGAAACTTTACACCAGATGCAGGATGTTATGTGTATAGCGGTGATGAAGAGATAACCAAAAAGAGAAACTGGTATCGCCAAACCAGGGTACATAGCACCCTTACGTTAAATAACCAGAACATGGTGATTACCAAAGCACAGCAAAACAAATGGGAAACGGGCAAGAATCTGGATGTATTAACCTACACCAATCCGAGTTATGCGGATTTAAGCCATCAGCGCAGCGTGTTGTTTATTGATCAGAAATACTTCCTTATCATCGATGAGGCCATTGGAAAAGCCACCGGAAACCTTGGCGTACACTTTCAATTGAAAGAAGATAGCAAACCGGTATTTGATAAAAGCAACAATAAGGTTTATACGACTTATAGTGATGGCAACAACTTATTAATCCAATCATTAAATGCTGAAAAGGTTAATCTTAATGAAGAAGAAGGCAAAGTTTCATATCTCTACAACCAGGAAATGCCCCGCCCGGCTTTTGTATTCGAAAAACCCAAAAGTGACATAAAAACGCAAAGTTTTGTATCGATAGTTTATCCATTTGATGGAGATAAAGCTCCAGAAATTACAGTTAAAGAAAATGCCGGTAATCAATACGAAAAGGGCATAATCGATTTAACCTTTACCATAAACGGTAAGAAAAGCATAGTTAAAACATCAATTAAATAATAAAAAGCGGTAATGAATAAAACATTACCGCTTTTTTGCTTAACCAAAAACAGTTTAACATGATACCATAAACAAAAACAACCATCAACTAACCAAAAAAAGAACCACATGAAAAAAAGATCACTTCACTTACAAAAATATTTGGCTATCGCCGTAATATTTTTGGCAGCCTCCTGCAGTAAAGTTCAAAATGGCCTGACCAGCCAAACGGAAAACCAAAATTTCACCATATCAAAAATGGGTACCGGACCACAATCCGGGCTTAACTATGGCGATACGATTTTAAATGTCACTTACGAAGATGGCACCACGAATTCTGGTATTACAGGCATAAATCCGAGCAATGCCACAGCAACAGATGCTGTTTATGTCGTATCGCCGGGGAATATCTCCCCAAATCATGCCATTGCACACAAAGTGGTTTATGGCGATTCGGGTTATAATTCTGATGGTAACTGGAGGAGTGAAAGCGATGCCCAACAGATTATCCCTGCACGTTATTTCCCGGGCGATGAACGCCGTTACGAGTTCAGTGTATTATTAAAAGACTGGCCGGTTTGGAATCAGGGCGATCCAACCAACGAAAGTAATCTTTTTCAGTTAAAGGTATCGGGTGGTGAGAATGTTCCATTGATGATACGCACGCAAAGAAACGCGGTTAGGATCAGGTATCAGGACGTATCTACAAAAGATATCATTAGCAACCTCCAGCCTTACGTAAACCAATGGATCCAGTTTAGAATAGATGTACTCTGGGCCACTACCAATACTGGTTATATGAGAACTTACATGAAGTTACCTGGGCAAAGCAATTATGTTCTGGTGGATGAAAAAACAAACTATTCTACCTTTACGGGTAATGTTAGCGACGGAAACCTCGGCTATATTAAATGGGGATTATATGTTGTGCCACCAAACAGCACCCGAATCGCATACCACGACGACATCAGGATCATTAATCTTAACCAGGCACCAACTACAACCGGCCTGATATGGGG
Proteins encoded:
- the hepC gene encoding heparin-sulfate lyase HepC is translated as MKPRLIYSVLITFSSLSGVMAQEQPVTKDSFAPVNLNYSGLEKVKNAYTASKYDEAAKELLKYYREKSGRKGPDFSNAEKIVDNKSPLDKATKMAADSALIHHFQPQKGYGFFDYGKDINWQFWPVKDNEVRWQLHRVKWWQSMALAYNNSKNEKYAKEWMLQFADWAKKNPLGLSEDNDRYAWRPLEVSDRLQSLVPTFAIFINSPQFSPQFLMYFLNNYHEQAKYLPTHYAAEGNHRLFEAQRELFAGTSFPEFTEAAAWRKSGIEVLNAEIQKQVYPDGVQYELSPVYHAGAIDIFLNAYRTAQKAAVANEFPETYKQTVEKMIMAFISITFPNYNQPMFGDSWLADKKFRIQQFQSWLDVFPKNDAIRYFATDGKEGKRPDFLSKGLSTAGFYTFRNGWSNASTIMILKASPPGEFHAQPDNGTFELWVNGRNFTPDAGCYVYSGDEEITKKRNWYRQTRVHSTLTLNNQNMVITKAQQNKWETGKNLDVLTYTNPSYADLSHQRSVLFIDQKYFLIIDEAIGKATGNLGVHFQLKEDSKPVFDKSNNKVYTTYSDGNNLLIQSLNAEKVNLNEEEGKVSYLYNQEMPRPAFVFEKPKSDIKTQSFVSIVYPFDGDKAPEITVKENAGNQYEKGIIDLTFTINGKKSIVKTSIK
- a CDS encoding heparin lyase I family protein, with amino-acid sequence MKKRSLHLQKYLAIAVIFLAASCSKVQNGLTSQTENQNFTISKMGTGPQSGLNYGDTILNVTYEDGTTNSGITGINPSNATATDAVYVVSPGNISPNHAIAHKVVYGDSGYNSDGNWRSESDAQQIIPARYFPGDERRYEFSVLLKDWPVWNQGDPTNESNLFQLKVSGGENVPLMIRTQRNAVRIRYQDVSTKDIISNLQPYVNQWIQFRIDVLWATTNTGYMRTYMKLPGQSNYVLVDEKTNYSTFTGNVSDGNLGYIKWGLYVVPPNSTRIAYHDDIRIINLNQAPTTTGLIWGNSVPDANPAYLDGTYTIASNLTNPAAYNNSSNIYIHPNIKYQAAQNIVYVNSASPAPNPGDNVIGTPRSDFSRSTLAAAGISNGAPGPGGRYLVGGWINATSATTPSALDPTEYYEFYMEPKSGYYFNFSDVKFTVLRGGATHPNTFVLRSSIDNFATNIAAPVTISGTTAPTPISFNASALSNITTPVTFRLYAYGATATSGNTTVGLNDFQVYGQVLPNP
- a CDS encoding glycoside hydrolase family 88 protein, yielding MKKAFCLVVVASTLILNCYASPLQDTPSLNWLKKTTGVIAFQLNKAAQTYKPGKNPRSINPNGTVRFAGVTDWTTGFFPGSLWYGYELTGDKNLAAEAKKFTLALDSARNITNSHDLGFMLYCSYGNAFRITGDQTYLPALADGAQHLYNRFNPKVGAIKSWDFSWWHYPVIIDNMMNLEYLYWAGKTFKKPEYVNAASTHAATTMKNHFRKDFSSYHVVDYDAATGKVLAKRTHQGVTDESAWARGQGWGLYGYTMCYKNTKNPAFLTQAENIAKFIMNHPRMPKDKVPVWDFDVHNAMDTEEKAPRDASAAAVIASALLDLSTQVKDGKKYVDYAEEILKSLSSDAYLVNPGENQYFLLKHSVGAFLYNSEIDTPLDYADYYYLEALKRYIEVKKIDLKQLSK
- a CDS encoding helix-turn-helix transcriptional regulator; this translates as MNKRLGKTLKRFRLKSGLTQQEVAELLSVSRPTYIKWENDFGSPSFLQVYILIRTYNITFDDFVIDLK
- a CDS encoding ferritin-like domain-containing protein; the encoded protein is MIKNNSDATAEKKLFSVGTIQRRQFLQLTGASALAMGIIGCKKEEIPTSTPYVNTDNTVDFKDDTGLLNYIYALEQLEAAFYAKMITSFPAAFTAQQKLFFNDISLHEIAHREFFKKFLGSSGIGMLEIDFSGIDFTDANSVLTAAKTFEDLGTAAYNDAIVRSRNDYNLIILSQVATVEARHAAYVRGQINALSFADLTDLAVLGADATNALDVTLSPGKVLDAASKYIKTKLNIINL
- a CDS encoding ROK family protein — encoded protein: MNIEESYAIGIDVGGSSLKCGVVNHEGEILYSTIISLKNAKTQGAIIALIVEAIQSCAKKFKNPILGVGIGFPGIIYNNKIIAGADNLPGFKQLALGEILQEVTRHNIVMDNDANLMGLGEMTYGAAKECSDVVFLTVGTGIGGAVMIDNKLYGGFRNRGTELGHIIVQHNGAPCACGGKGCLETYASVTALINHYKSIHPNPPEEIDGKYMVERYLAREDYAVMAMEQHFDYLAAGIISFINIFSPQKIVIGGGISESGAFYVREIERRIKTLAVPISSTHALVAAAKLGNKAGLLGCAANVFQKFKAFDYVVK